Genomic DNA from uncultured Acetobacterium sp.:
ACATCTGGACGAGGAGGCCCTCATTCAAATTTTGACTGAGCCAAGAAATGCTCTTGTAAAACAATATATTAAAATGTTTAGAATTGAGGGTGTAGAGCTGGAATTCCACCAAGATGCCTTAGTAGCCATTGCAAAAAAAGCACTGGATACCAAAACCGGCGCCAGAGGTCTCCGTGGGATCATTGAGAATATTATGCTTGATATTATGTTTGAAGTGCCCTCGAATGAAAACATTGAAAAGGTAATCATTACCAAAGAAGTTGTTGAGAAACAAGTTGAACCGATTATGATTTTAGGGCAGAAAAATGATTGCAAAGATGAAAAAAATGATGTAGTATCATAACTTTTACTTTATGGCCGTTCAAAAGTCAAACTACTCTTTGGTATCTGATACCGTGTATTTGAAATTTTTGTGCGGCTTTTTTTAAAAAATTGGGTATATACAAAAAAGCAATTAAATTATATCTAAAAAGCATATTACTATTCATAAAAAAGAGGTAAGGAGTTGATTAAGTTGAGTATCGAAAAAAAAGAAATTCCAGAAGAAAACACCGACCATATAGGACTGACTGAACCGGAATTATTTGTTCAGGAAAAAGAAACCTTACCACTAATACCACTTCGTGGGATGAGTGTGTTTCCAGGCATGGTGGTTCATTTTGATGTTGGCCGGGAAAAATCTGTAAAAGCTTTGGAAGCAGCCATGGAAAGAGATCAGATGGCGTTTTTGGTTACCCAAAAAGAAGTGATTAAGGAAGACATCACTCCGGATGATTTCTATAATATTGGTTGTAAGGTCAAGGTCAAACAGCTATTAAAAATGCCGGATAATCTTGTCCGGGTTTTAGTAGAAGTACAGGAAAGACGTGAAATTGCTGAATTTGAAAGTCTGGTTCCATACTTTTTAGTAGCAACTAAACCGGTACGATCTGTCTATTATGATACCAAAGAAAATCGTACATTAATACGAATGATTCGCGAATCATTTGCTAATTACATGAATGTGACCCGAAAAGTTGCCACAGATCTGATTCTGGCAATGGATTCTTTGGAAGACCCTGATCAGCTGATTGACATCATTGGTGCCAACTTGTTCCTTGATTTGGAAGATAGTCAGCGCTTAATTCAGGAAACCGATGTGAATAAACGTCTGGTGCTCACCTACGAAATCTTAGTCGAAGAAGTAGAAATGATTAAAATCGAACACAATATCGACGAGAAAGTCCGTAGTGAGATGTACAAGCATCAGCGCGAATATTATCTACGAGAACAGATAAAAGTTATTCAGAATGAATTGGGCGAAGGTGATGTTCAAAATGAACTGGACGTCTACCGGGAACGGCTAGCCGCCCTGGATGTGCCCGATGAAGTTCGGGACAAGGTATCAGGGGAGCTCAATCGATTGGTAAAAGTCCCGCAGGGCTCTTCGGAAGCTGGCCTGATTCAGACTTATGTAGAATGGATACTGGATCTTCCCTGGAATACCTTGACCAAAGAAACCATCGATGTTTCAGTAGCCAGAAAAATATTAGATGAAGATCATTATGCATTAAAGAAGGTCAAGGAACGTATTCTCGAGTACATTTCGGTTTTGCAACTTTCAAAAAGTTTGAAATCGCCCATAATTTGTCTAGTAGGCCCTCCGGGAGTTGGTAAAACTTCCATCGCAAAATCCATCGCTCGGGCTCTCAATCGTAAATATGTACGAATGTCTTTAGGCGGAATGCGTGATGAAGCCGAGATCCGAGGACATCGCCGCACCTATATCGGCGCGATCCCGGGACGGATTATTTACAACATCAAAAAATGCGGAACTAGAAATCCATTATTTCTGCTGGATGAAATTGATAAATTAGGTCAGGACTTTAATGGCGACCCGGCCTCAGCTCTGCTGGAAGTTTTAGATCCTGAACAGAATAATACCTTTACGGATCACTATTTAGAACTGCCATTTGATTTATCTCAGGTATTGTTTTTAACCACTGCTAACTCGTTGTCGACAATTCCAAGACCGTTGCTGGACCGGATGGAAATTATTGATGTTAACGGCTATGTTGAAAGTGAAAAAGTTGAAATTGCTCAACGTTACCTCATTCCCAAGCAATTGGAAATTCACGGACTGAAAAAATCAACTTGTAAGTTCAGTGAAGCGGTGATAAAGAATACCATCGAGTATTATACCAGAGAGTCTGGCGTGCGAGAACTGGAACGAAAAATTGCCCAGATCTGTCGCGTGGCGGCCAAAGAAATTGTCGAAAAAAAGAAAAAAAGCATCAGTATCACACAAAAAAACCTTGAAAAATTTTTAGGAAAGCATTGCTATTCATTTGATACTGTCGGTAATAAAAAAGAAGTGGGTCTGGTAAATGGTCTGGCCTGGACACCCGTTGGGGGTGATACCCTGCAAATTGAAGTGATTGTTGTCGATGGCACCGGAAAAATTGAAATCACCGGTCAATTGGGTGATGTTATGAAAGAGTCGATCAAAGCTGGAATCAGTTATATTCGTTCTCAGGCAAGCGTTTTGGGAATCGAATCTGATTTCTACACGAAGAAGGATATTCATTTACATGTGCCGGAAGGGGCAGTACCTAAAGATGGTCCTTCAGCGGGGATTACCGTCACAACGGCACTTATTTCATCGCTTACTAATGTACCCGTACCACAAAACTTGGCCATGACCGGGGAAATAACCTTAAGTGGTCGAGTTTTGCCAATTGGCGGACTTCGTGAAAAACTAACGGCTGCTCATCGCGCCGGTATTAAAGAAATTATTTTACCAAAAGAAAATGAAAAAGACCTGGAAGATGTTCCAAGTGTTGTATTGGAGGCTTTACATATTCAGTCTGTTTCAAAAATGAGCGAAGTCACAGAGATCGTCTTTAAACAACTACAATAGAGTCAGTGACCAAACTCTCAGGAAATGGAGATAGTTAAATGAAAGTAACAAAAGCGGAGATTGTTATCAGTGCGGTGGCGGAAGCTCAGTATCCTGATGACAATCTGCCTGAAATAGTCTTGCTGGGGCGTTCAAATGTTGGGAAATCAACTTTTGTCAATACCTTGATTGAACGTCGAAGTCTGGCACGAACCAGTTCCCAACCGGGAAAAACTCAAACGATGAATTTTTATCGGATCAATGACCTGTTTCATTTTGTCGATATGCCCGGCTATGGATATGCTAAGGCATCTAAAACAGAGCGTGAAAAATGGGGAAAGATGATTGAGAAGTATCTCAGAAATCGAGAAAATGCGGTGATGATTTTTCAACTGATTGACTCACGGCATGAACCTTCTGAAGATGATCTGTTGATGTATGAATGGTTGGTACACTATGGTTTGAATCCAATGATTATTGGCACTAAGGCTGATAAAATTTCGAAAACGAATCAAAAAAAGTCAATTAGTCATATTGCCAGAGCCTTAAATCTAAGAAGTGATCGGGAAGTGATTCTGTTTTCGGCTGAAACAAAGCTGGGAAAAGAAGAAGTGTGGGAACACATCGAGAGAGTATTAAAATAATTAAAAAGCAAGCTTCCTTTTAAAGGAAGCTTTTTGCTGTTTCACGGCATTAAGAAAGGGGAAAAATGACTGAAGAAAAAATTCGGAAGTTGGCCAAACAGATTGGAATAGACTTGATTGGCTTTTTTTCAACTGAACCCCTGACAGAGTGTCTGCCATATTTAATCAGGCGCGATGAAGCCGGCTTTTCAACCGGTTTCGAAGGCGGGCCACCGCAGGAACGGATTGATTATCAAAAGCAGTTTCCCTCTGTAAAAGCCGGAATTGTTATCGGGATTAGTAATTATCAGCAATTAGAAATACCTGATGATAAAAAAATAAGAACCAAGCTGGCATCAGTTTCCTGGGGAAAAGATTATCATCAAGTTGTGAAGTTTCGGATGAATCAATTAATGAATACGATCAACTCTGAACAAGAAAAAAATCAAAAGCCGTTAATAAATTACAAGCTTTTTGTTGATAATAGCCCTTTGGTCGATCGAGGATCAGCTTACCGAGCTGGTTTGGGATTTTTCGGAAAAAACAACTGTCTCATTAATGATAAACTCGGTTCAAATTTCTTTATTGGCCAAATTCTTTTGGACTACGAAATTTTATTTGCGCCGTCAGCTCCCATTGAGAATGGCTGCAAAGAATGCCGACGCTGCCTTGATGCCTGTCCCAATGGCGCTTTAGGAGAAGGTTTTAGTTTGAACCCATCTAAATGTATTTCCTATCTTACCCAAAAGAAAGTGCTGTTACCGGAAGAAGCGTCACGGATTACCACCTATCTTTACGGATGTGATATCTGTCAGCAGGTGTGTCCCTATAATCAGAATTTACCGGAAACAAGTGAAGAGTCTTTTTGGATCGACGCCGAAACTGCCAATCCGCCGATTGATGAGATTTTGATACTGACGAATAAATCATTTAAAATTGAGTTTGGAAAAACCGCTAGTGGTTGGCGGGGGAAAAATGTTCTGATACGAAATGCGCAGTTAATCAAAAAAAATAAATTAAAGAATGATTAATTAACAAATAGATGTTATAATAACCAAGTTAGAGAACTTTTAATATTTAACTAAATTAAACATGGAGGCATAAATGGTACGAGATCGTTTTGCACCGAGTCCAACGGGAAATGTTCATGTTGGAAGCTTACGGACAGCACTATATAATTATTTATATGCAAAAAAAATGGGTGGCAAATTTTTGTTACGCCTTGAAGATACGGATCAGACACGGCTTGAAGCAGGAGCGGTGGAAAATTTGCTTGATGCACTTAATCTGACTGGTGTGATTCCAGATGAAGGTTTGCAAAAAATAAATGGTACAGTAACACAAGCAGGCGCGCATGGCCCTTATATCCAATCGGAGCGGCTGAATATTTATAAAAAATATATTGATATTCTGCTGGAAAAGGGACAGGCTTATTACTGTTTTTGTTCAAAAGAGCGATTGGAAGAAGTTCGAAATGCTCAAAAAGAAAAGGGTGAAACACCTCGCTATGATGGTAAATGCCGGGAACTGGCAAAAACAGAAATTGATGCAAATCTTGAAGCAGGTTTACCCTATACGATCCGATTGAAATTGCCAGAAAACCATAGTATCCGTTTTGACGATATGGTTAGAGGCGTAATCGAAATGAATACCAATGACCTCGATGATCAGGTATTACTAAAGGCAGACGGCTTTCCCACCTACCATATGGCCGTGGTGGTTGACGATCACTTGATGGAAATTACTCATGTTATCCGGGGTGAGGAATGGTTGCCTTCGACTCCAAAACATGTCTATTTATATGAGTGTTTTGGTTGGGATCCACCGCATTTTGTGCATTTGCCAAATATTCTAAATGATGATCGGAAAAAACTGAGTAAACGTCAAGGTGACGTGTCGGTGGGAGATTTTCTGGCTAAAGGATACCTACCGGAAGCGCTGGTAAACTTCTTAGCCCTTTTGGGCTGGAGCCCTGAGACAGAGCAGGAGATATTCTCGATGGAAGAATTGGTGGAAGCATTTGATCTTTCCAGAGTTAATAAATCAGGTGCCATTTTTGATCGGGCCAAGTTAAATTGGATGAACGCTCATTATATCAAAGAATTACCGATTGACAGACTTGTCAATCATTTAACCCCATTTTTAGTGCAAGCAGGACTGTTGGGATCAGATGAAGTACAATGCAAACAAGATTGGTTAATTAAAATAGCAGAACTCTTACGAGACCGAATTGAATATTTTGCCCAGGCACCACAGGAGTTGGAAGTTATTCTAAACAGCGATATTGTTATTACAGATCCGGAGGCTCTGGCATTATTGCAGGAAGAATCATCCAAGCGGCTGTTTGAGGCGATCGTCACAAAAATCGAAGCATCAGATACTCTTGATGCGGACAGAGGAAAAGCGATCTTAAAAGAAATTCAAAAAGAAGAAAAAATTAAAGGAAAACTGCTTTACATGCCTAGTCGAATCATGATTACCGGGGAAATGCATGGTCCCGATCTAACATTAATCATGGATGTTCTGGGAAAAGATGCGGTCTTGACTCGGATCAAATCAGCAGCATCTTTTATGAAATAAATATTAAATGGACAAAGGAGGAAAGTAAATGAACGAACGAAAAATTGACAAAAAAAGCGTCGCTGAGTTTATCCTTGTAATTGCACTTATTATTGCTACTGGTTATGTTTTGTTCTTTGGCGTGACAATTGGAGTTTACGACATCGGAAATATCAGCAAGAATATTAATTATGGTTTGGATTTAACAGGTGGGGTTAACGTGGTGCTTGAAGCAGAAAGCACTGACGGTGATGCGGTTACTTCTGAAAAAATAGATTCTGCTATTTTAACCATCCGCCAACGGATTGACTCCATTGGTGTTTCAGAACCGACAATCATCAAACAAGGTGATAATCGGATCCGTGTTTCCATTCCATCGGTAACAGATCAGAATGAAGCATTAGATCTGATTGGTAAAACGGCTCAGCTAGAGTTTTTAGCGCCCGATGGATCAGTAATCTTAACTGGGAAAGACGTCACGGATTCTAAGGGTGTTATGCAGAAAGATAACTCGGGAATTGAAAGTGCTGTGGTTACCTTAAAATTCAATGAAGAAGGCACGAAGCTTTTTGCTGATGCAACCCAAAAATATATTGGTCAGGTTATTCAGATTAAACTGGATGATGAAGTGATCTCATCACCAACAGTAAATGTTGCCATTACGAATGGCGAAGCCGTCATTGAAGGAATGGCAGATATCACTGAAGCCGGTAATCTGGCCTCATTGATTCGTGGTGGAGCACTTCCGGTAAAACTGACACCGGTTGAAATTCGAACCATTGGACCTACTTTGGGACAAGATTCATTAAATGATAGTATTTATGCTGGTATTATTGGGATAGGTCTGGTACTTATCTTTATGCTGGTTATGTATCGGGGCTTGGGCTTCTTGGCAGATCTGGCACTGATTATTTTTATTATGATTGTTTTAACGGTTATGTCGGTGATGAATGTCACGCTGACCCTGCCGGGGATTGCCGGGCTCATTCTAACAGTCGGGGTGGCAGTTGATGCCAATGTTATTATTTTCTCCCGAATAAGAGAAGAAGCCAGGTTGGGGAAATCCCTGATGACTGCCATTGATAATGGTTTTTCAAAAGCTTTTGGGACTATTTTAGATTCAAACGTAACGACACTGATTGCCGGATTTGTACTTTTCTTTATGGGAACAGGAAGCGTTCAAGGTTTTGCGGTTACGTTGATTTTAGGGATCGTCGTAAGTATGTTTACAGCGATTGTTATAACAAAAAAACTTGTGAAATTATTAGTAAAAACAGGCTTATTTAACAGTAATGCCTTTTACGGAATATAGGGAGGTGGAAAAAATGAAAAGAATACCAGTTGCAGAAAAATGTAAAATTTGGTTTGCCATCTCTTTGGTACTAATTACGATCAGTTTAGGCTCTCTGATGATCCAGGGGTTGAATTTTGGGATTGATTTTGTCGGTGGAACCATTGTCACCATGGAACTCAATACAACCTTTGAAAATGCTGATGCCCGAGCCATTGTTGATAAATTTGACACAGAAGCCGATATTACATATGCCGGCGATGCTAAAACGCAAATTATTATTACCACAAAAGAAAGTTTGACAAAAGAAGAAAGTCAGGAATTGTTTGCAGGTTTTAAAGAAAAGTATAACTTACAGGATACTAACTTATTATCTGTGGATTCGGTAAACGCTTCTATTGGAGCGGAAATGGCGACTAAATCGATTCTGGCAGTAACCGTTGCAGTGGTCTTAATGTTGATTTATATTTGGTTTCGGTTTGAATTTTTATTTGGGCTCACCGCTATTTTTGCTTTGATCCACGATTTAATTGTGGTATTGGGGGTCTATTCAGTTTTCCAGATTCAGGTAAACTCACCATTTATTGCGGCCATTTTGACAATTCTAGGGTACTCAATCATGGATACTGTGGTTGTATTTGACCGTATTCGTGAGAATCGGCCCAAATTTGGAAGATATGCTTACGCAGATTTAGTAGATACCAGTGTTACCCAAACCATTGGACGAAGTATTAACACATCAATGACAACATTTATTGCCATAACAGCCCTCTATATCTTTGGCGTTCCCGCAATTCAGGATTTTGCATTACCGTTAATGGTTGGAATCATTTGTGGAACATACTCTTCAATTTTTAATGCCAGTGCTTTATGGTATGTCATTAAGGAATATCGACACAAAAAACAAGTCAGTGCGAATGCATAAAAATAGTCAAAAATTATTTGATTTTACCGAGCGTCAGAGGGATAAACTCTGACGCTTTTTAAATAAAGACTCATAAGAAAGCATGGTTAGATTTTATTAAAATGAATAGCACAATAGAGGTATAAACATGACAATAAAAACAAACTGGATACGACGGCAGCAGCGTTCACCCATAAAACCGAATCATAACGAAGCAGTTTTTAAGAATGAATTGAAAGAGAAATTAGGATTGAGTCCATTTTTAATTGAGATTCTGATTAATCGCGATTGCTCGTCAATTGAGGAAACCAAACGGTTTCTTAATCCGACCACGTCCGACCTGCATGATCCCTTTTTATTTAAAGATATGGAAAAGGTCGTCAATCGGATTCTTCAAGCTAAAGAACATAATGAGATGATATGTCTCTATGGAGATTATGATGCTGACGGAACCATTGGGACTTCAATCTTATTTAAGTACATGAAAACCCATGGATTCAATATTTCTTACTTTATTCCCAATCGGTTGATAACAGGTTATGGACTTCATCAAACCCCGCTTGAAGATATTATCGATTCTGGGGTTTCATTACTGATTACGATTGACAATGGCATTTCGGCAAATGAACAGGTCGAGTTTTGCAATGCCCACAGCTTGGACGTTATTATTACGGATCATCATGAATGTCATGGAACGCTTCCCAATGCATTGGGAATCATCAATCCCAAGCTGCCAGATACAGCCTATCCATTTAAAGAACTATGTGGAGCAGGGGTGGCGTTTAAACTGCTACAGGCTTTATGTTTGGCAACAGAAACTGCGATTGATTATCAGGAGTTTATTGAATGTGTGGCATTGGCAACAGTAGCAGATCTGGTTCCGCTTCAGGATGAAAACCGATGTTTTGTTTCATTGGGACTAAATTATTTAAATCAATGCCCTAAAAATCCGGGAATCCGTGCGTTAATCGAAGTGAGTGAATTATCAGAGCTGAAAGCATGGCATTTTGGTTTTGTATTAGGTCCCAAAATAAATGCTGCCGGTCGCTTGGGAGAAGCAAATAAGATTGTCGAATTGCTGACAAATGAGGATCAGGAAAAAATCACAAATCTGGCAAAATTTTTAAGTGAAGAAAATCGGAAACGTCAGGAATTAGAAGCTCAGATTCTGGAAAGTGCCTTAGAAAAAGTTCAATCCCAAAATCTTGATGAAGAGGATGTTCTTATTGTTGTTGGAGAAAATTGGCACTCCGGGGTTATCGGAATCGTGGCAAGCCGCATTCAGGATAAATATTTTAAACCGGTGATTATTATCAGTATTGAAAACGGTGTGGGTAAAGCTTCATGCAGAAGTGTGGAGGGGTTTAACATTTTTGAGGCGCTACAATCTGCCAGTGATTTATTTCTTAGTTTTGGAGGACATGAACAAGCAGCTGGATTCAGCATTAATGAAGAGAACATTGAAATAATGTCAGAGAAAATTATCAACTATGGCAAAATGGTGGAACTCCAGCGGCATCTGGTGAAAAAAATCTATTATGATACCGAAATCTCCGAAGATGAAATTTACTGGAATTTGTATGAAGAACTGCTTCAAATTGAACCTTGCGGGCTTGGAAATCCGGGGGTCCAATTTGTCATAAACGAGCCGAAAATCATCTCAATGGGAACGATGGGAAAGGAAAACAACCATTTGCGGGTTGCATTAAAAAATGATTTGCGTGGCGTTGGATTTAACTTAGGATTTTTTTATTTAAGTCGGCCAGATCTGATGGCTTCAAATTATGCGGGTATTCAACTCTTAGCTCGATTGGATATGAATGAATTTCGCGGAAAAAAAAGCTTGCAGCTGTTGATCAAAGATATTAAACAAAATCCCATTTGGCAAATTGATTCAGCGATGAGACTGGTCAGAACGATTGTAAAAGAAGATAATCCCAAAGAAGTGATTAGTACAGCAAAAAACGATGTTTGTTTTAAAGATTTGCAGGTAGAATTGAAAATAATCAGAACAATCTATCAGTTGCTTAAAAAGTCTGCTGAATCCGGTTTGCCACTGCAAAACACTACCGAAATTAGCCAATGGCCTTCACCTTATCACTTATTGATGTCCTGTGAAATACTCAGAGAAGCAGGATTACTTGCTTACCGAATAAATGATGGGATGATTTTTTCTAAAATAATAGCTACCACGGAAAAAAAGGATATTCAAAACACGAAACTAATGATAAAATTAGAAAAAATGATTAATGATTGATAAGGGAGATTTAAAATGGATCTAAAAGAGAATATTGGTATTTATGAAGATTTTCCAAAAGAAGGCATTAGCTTTAAAGACATTAACAGCCTGATTTTAAACCCCAAGGCCTTTCAATATGTTATTAACGAAATGACAAAGGTTGCAAAAGCACTTGATGCCAACATAGTGGTTATACCAGAAGCGAGGGGCTACATCTTTGGTACGCCACTGGCTTATTTAATTGGAGCAGGTCTGGTGCCGATTCGAAAACCGGGTAAACTACCGGGTGAAATCACTTCAGAAGCTTATGATCTGGAATATGGATCAAATATTGTGGAGATCCAAAGAAATGCCATCAAGCCCGGCGATCGGGTTATTATCGTGGATGATTTATTAGCCACCGGCGGAACCCTAAAAGCAGCTACTAAACTGATTGAAAATCTGGGTGGTGAGGTATCGGGGATTATTACTCTCATCGAACTGACTGAATTAGGTGGTCGTGATTTACTCAAAAACTATTTTGTTCACTCAATTGTGACCTACCCCTACTAAACACCCCTACTCATTAATTAAAAAGGCAGAAACGATATGGATAATGACGCAGTAAGAGGAAAAATTGACAATGTAATAAACCTGGTAAAAGCAAATAACCCAGAAGCTGAGACAGAAATGATCTATAAGGCTTATGACTTGGCTCGGGAAGCTCATAAGGATCAGAAACGTCTTTCTGGAGAGGACTATGTAATTCATCCGGTTTCTGTCGCATACATTTTAGCTGAAATGCAAATGGATACAGAAACAATTGTTGCTGCCATTTTACATGATGTAATAGAAGATACGATCTATTCCTATGATTATATTAAGCAAGAGTTTAACGAGAACATTGCCGATCTGGTGGAAGGTGTCACAAAAATCGGTCGGATTGGCTTTCAATCCAAAGAAGAAAGCCAGGCAGAGAATCTGCGAAAAATGATTTTGGCGATGTCAAAAGATATTCGGGTTATTCTGATTAAGCTGGTTGACAGACTCCATAATATGCGTACCCTGGAATATATGCGCGAAGCAAAACAGGTTGAAAAAGCTAAAGAGACCCTGGATATTTACGCACCCCTGGCCAATCGACTGGGGATTTCCACGATTAAGTGGGAATTGGAAGATTTAGCTTTAAAATATCTGGATCCAGAAGGCTATTATGATTTAGTACAGAAGATAAAAATTAAAAAAAGTGCACGGGAAGCTTATATTGCAGATGTAATTGATGTACTGTCCAGAGAAATTGAAAAAGTCGGAACCCATGCGGAGATTTACGGTCGATCCAAACATTTTTACAGCATCTACCGAAAAATGCAAAGTCAAAATAGAAGTTTTGATGAAATTTATGATTTGATCGCTGTTCGGGTAATCGTTGATTCATTAAAGGATTGTTATGGCGTTCTAGGGGTCGTACATTCCCAATGGACACCGATTCCGGGACGGTTTAAAGATTATATTGCCATGCCCAAGCCCAATCTCTATCAATCGATTCATACGACCGTTATGGGTCCCAAAGGGGAGCCTTTTGAAATTCAAATACGAACCAGAGAAATGCATGAAACGGCAGAGTACGGGATCGCGGCGCACTGGAAGTATAAAGAAGGCCGAATGGATGCCAAGGACAACAAGTACGAAGTCCAGATGTCCTGGCTCCGACAAATGTTGGAACTCCAGCGAGACTCTGAAGATGCTGGCGAACTGGTCGAAACAATCAAGGTTGATCTGCTAAATGAAGAGGTGTATGTGTTTTCTCCAAAAGGGGCCGTGGTTCCATTGCCGGCCGGCTCATGCCCTTTAGATTTTGCCTATCGGATTCATAGCGATATTGGTAACAATTGTGTGGGCGCCAGAGTTAATAATAAAATAGTCCCACTTAACAGTCCTTTAAAAAGCGGGGACATTGTCGAGGTCATGACCTCCAAAAATTCCAATGGACCCAGTCGTGATTGGTTGAGTTTTGTTAAAAGTCCCCATGCCCGGAACAAGATTAAACAGTATTTCAAAAAAGAAGAAAAAGATGAAAATATTCAAAAAGGAAGAAGCATCCTGGAGCGTGAAATCAAACGCGAGGGTCTGCAACATTCCAACCTTCTGAATTTAAATAATCTGGAATTATTAGCAGAAAAATGCAGTTATAAGACCCTTAACGATTTTTATGCGGCGATTGGTTATAATGGCATTAAAATTGGAACAGTTTTCCAGAAAATGAGACTGCTTTTTCCCAAGGAGTTTCCTGAAGAAGTAGAAGAAATTGTTCTCAAAAAACCGTCCAAAGAATCGAAAAAAACCAGCAGTACCGTAATTGTGGCCGGTCAAAACGAGATTGATGTGCATTTTGCCAAATGCTGTAACCCGGTTCCGGGAGATAAAATAGTCGGATATATAACCAAAGGCCGAGGAATCTCAGTTCATCGTGCCGATTGCTCCAACGTTTTAAATCTGACTGATCCCAATCGGATCGTCGAAGTCGAATGGAACAAATACAGTACCGGATCCTTTACCGCAGAAATTCACATCAAAGCCAGAGAAGCACCAGGAACCATCATTCAGATTTCGAAGACATTTTTGGATATGGGTATTCCAGTTACGGCACTCAATGCAAAAACTGAAAAAAATGAATATGATTTCTTCTCGGCGACCCTTGAAGTTAAAAGTCGGCGCGAGTTAAATTTGCTCATTAAAAATTTAAACAAAATCAAAGAAATCATCCAGATTTACCGAGTATAAGGAGAAGCAATGCGGGCAGTTATTCAACGGGTATCCTCATCAGAGGTGCGAATCAACAACGAATCAGTTGGTAAAATTGGCTATGGGCTTAACGTTCTTGTGGGTATCAAAGATGATGATACAGAAGCAGACATGGATTATATCATTAACAAACTGATTAATCTGAGAATATTTGAAGATGACGACGGAAAAATGAATCGATCAATTTTGGATGTTGAAGGAGAACTGCTCCTCGTTTCTCAATTCACCCTCTATGGCGATTGTCGAAAAGGGAGACGACCTGGTTTTACCCGAAGTGGTCCAGTGGCCGAAGCTGAAAAGAAATACGAAGTTTTTATCGAAAAATTAAAGGCT
This window encodes:
- the lon gene encoding endopeptidase La, with amino-acid sequence MSIEKKEIPEENTDHIGLTEPELFVQEKETLPLIPLRGMSVFPGMVVHFDVGREKSVKALEAAMERDQMAFLVTQKEVIKEDITPDDFYNIGCKVKVKQLLKMPDNLVRVLVEVQERREIAEFESLVPYFLVATKPVRSVYYDTKENRTLIRMIRESFANYMNVTRKVATDLILAMDSLEDPDQLIDIIGANLFLDLEDSQRLIQETDVNKRLVLTYEILVEEVEMIKIEHNIDEKVRSEMYKHQREYYLREQIKVIQNELGEGDVQNELDVYRERLAALDVPDEVRDKVSGELNRLVKVPQGSSEAGLIQTYVEWILDLPWNTLTKETIDVSVARKILDEDHYALKKVKERILEYISVLQLSKSLKSPIICLVGPPGVGKTSIAKSIARALNRKYVRMSLGGMRDEAEIRGHRRTYIGAIPGRIIYNIKKCGTRNPLFLLDEIDKLGQDFNGDPASALLEVLDPEQNNTFTDHYLELPFDLSQVLFLTTANSLSTIPRPLLDRMEIIDVNGYVESEKVEIAQRYLIPKQLEIHGLKKSTCKFSEAVIKNTIEYYTRESGVRELERKIAQICRVAAKEIVEKKKKSISITQKNLEKFLGKHCYSFDTVGNKKEVGLVNGLAWTPVGGDTLQIEVIVVDGTGKIEITGQLGDVMKESIKAGISYIRSQASVLGIESDFYTKKDIHLHVPEGAVPKDGPSAGITVTTALISSLTNVPVPQNLAMTGEITLSGRVLPIGGLREKLTAAHRAGIKEIILPKENEKDLEDVPSVVLEALHIQSVSKMSEVTEIVFKQLQ
- the yihA gene encoding ribosome biogenesis GTP-binding protein YihA/YsxC gives rise to the protein MKVTKAEIVISAVAEAQYPDDNLPEIVLLGRSNVGKSTFVNTLIERRSLARTSSQPGKTQTMNFYRINDLFHFVDMPGYGYAKASKTEREKWGKMIEKYLRNRENAVMIFQLIDSRHEPSEDDLLMYEWLVHYGLNPMIIGTKADKISKTNQKKSISHIARALNLRSDREVILFSAETKLGKEEVWEHIERVLK
- the queG gene encoding tRNA epoxyqueuosine(34) reductase QueG, with amino-acid sequence MTEEKIRKLAKQIGIDLIGFFSTEPLTECLPYLIRRDEAGFSTGFEGGPPQERIDYQKQFPSVKAGIVIGISNYQQLEIPDDKKIRTKLASVSWGKDYHQVVKFRMNQLMNTINSEQEKNQKPLINYKLFVDNSPLVDRGSAYRAGLGFFGKNNCLINDKLGSNFFIGQILLDYEILFAPSAPIENGCKECRRCLDACPNGALGEGFSLNPSKCISYLTQKKVLLPEEASRITTYLYGCDICQQVCPYNQNLPETSEESFWIDAETANPPIDEILILTNKSFKIEFGKTASGWRGKNVLIRNAQLIKKNKLKND
- the gltX gene encoding glutamate--tRNA ligase codes for the protein MVRDRFAPSPTGNVHVGSLRTALYNYLYAKKMGGKFLLRLEDTDQTRLEAGAVENLLDALNLTGVIPDEGLQKINGTVTQAGAHGPYIQSERLNIYKKYIDILLEKGQAYYCFCSKERLEEVRNAQKEKGETPRYDGKCRELAKTEIDANLEAGLPYTIRLKLPENHSIRFDDMVRGVIEMNTNDLDDQVLLKADGFPTYHMAVVVDDHLMEITHVIRGEEWLPSTPKHVYLYECFGWDPPHFVHLPNILNDDRKKLSKRQGDVSVGDFLAKGYLPEALVNFLALLGWSPETEQEIFSMEELVEAFDLSRVNKSGAIFDRAKLNWMNAHYIKELPIDRLVNHLTPFLVQAGLLGSDEVQCKQDWLIKIAELLRDRIEYFAQAPQELEVILNSDIVITDPEALALLQEESSKRLFEAIVTKIEASDTLDADRGKAILKEIQKEEKIKGKLLYMPSRIMITGEMHGPDLTLIMDVLGKDAVLTRIKSAASFMK
- the secD gene encoding protein translocase subunit SecD translates to MNERKIDKKSVAEFILVIALIIATGYVLFFGVTIGVYDIGNISKNINYGLDLTGGVNVVLEAESTDGDAVTSEKIDSAILTIRQRIDSIGVSEPTIIKQGDNRIRVSIPSVTDQNEALDLIGKTAQLEFLAPDGSVILTGKDVTDSKGVMQKDNSGIESAVVTLKFNEEGTKLFADATQKYIGQVIQIKLDDEVISSPTVNVAITNGEAVIEGMADITEAGNLASLIRGGALPVKLTPVEIRTIGPTLGQDSLNDSIYAGIIGIGLVLIFMLVMYRGLGFLADLALIIFIMIVLTVMSVMNVTLTLPGIAGLILTVGVAVDANVIIFSRIREEARLGKSLMTAIDNGFSKAFGTILDSNVTTLIAGFVLFFMGTGSVQGFAVTLILGIVVSMFTAIVITKKLVKLLVKTGLFNSNAFYGI